The Lonchura striata isolate bLonStr1 chromosome 7, bLonStr1.mat, whole genome shotgun sequence genome window below encodes:
- the RBM20 gene encoding RNA-binding protein 20 isoform X1 gives MVPAAAMSQAPAPRGADPPESDARSGAPSRGMPPPPPSLPQLLHNAAKLLEKSPFSVGAPSPLLPSPASLQLAQLQAQLTLHRLKLAQTAVTNNPAAATVLNQVLSKVAMSQPLFNQLRHPTVMSAPQGHAAGPPQGPGIAGTRFPSGGIAFPAQSPALAAQGGGLGAVQAQAPNAIVMNPFGSVMAPTSGQQPVVVGLNKAGASASTAAGGFYEYNKQNAISATSQAFASEGEQSSQHGFLAGGTHTAAPAAGPRYESHFGAPGQLQHEAAATFPKESYGAAAQHGAARAFPSDPHPGSHPKGDPGPVLHGSSTSNQWENIPNFPSQNKPDLMPGDSLWPSASQQQYEIRNELYNPEEPTPDTKFSTAAPPAFGRLNHSAQSFGSPRMRQKEERGGSTPELPTRSLPPHQLGDLRGVAPLHFPHICALCDKKIFDLKDWDQHIKGSLHIQKCMAFSDNTGIRCMLSSADGTLHLSPNNAAVFNPSSIEDYPPNVGASFIATPARSFGQPGPTFSSPPSGFPQRKSTLGRVVHICNLPEGSCTENDVINLGLPFGKVTNYILMKSTNQAFLEMAYSEAAQAMVQYYKEKPAMINDDKLLIRMSKRYKELQLKKPGKNVAAIIQDIHSQRERDLLREVDSRYGTERPRSRSPISRSLSPRSHTPSFTSCSSPHSPLGTSRTDWGNGREAWDQSPYSRREEERESREWRENGDEKRDRTDTWVHERKHYSRQLDKFDLDERLEGGRGHREKYLKTGSPGSLHPVSGYKNREDDYYRKSSKSKSDKFQRQLQDLPGRAKRKEEAKLRERRHSYSEDTAREEAAEQKHSKASEGSRQKQSDKNKVKKAEKDQEDATAEGSDVKETKPPEDEDRDWESGSEIEGETWYPANMEELVTVDEVGEDDLIMEPDITELEEIVPVDQKNKAASETCPCMSTVLELKNDHSHLTRSEDKFAHKALETNFRTAKDSAASSGCQEDDEDDDDNDDAITEASSLNLDPEQKPEELKEDQSAKESDCLQKEGKIDKSSDTRLEPEDHHIPSVHLKEETLQLPDTFIDDYKQMGSQGAESREVTEMLIKNASEETRHGSQECPEAKANSRYLEMRSLEYPEVESKPRPSAPGWEQEDVFTELSIPLGVEFVVPRTGFYCKLCGLFYTNEETAKTSHCRSTVHYKNLQKYLSQLAEESLKMKEEGSPLPQDDTGIVPHFAKKKL, from the exons TGCTGCcaagctcctggagaagagtCCATTCTCTGTTGGCGCCCCAAGCCCCCTGCTCCCCTCGCCGGCGAGCCTGCAGCTGGCGCAGCTCCAGGCACAGCTCACGCTCCACAGGCTGAAGTTGGCTCAGACTGCCGTCACCAACAACCCGGCCGCTGCCACCGTCCTCAACCAGGTGCTCTCCAAAGTGGCCATGTCACAGCCACTCTTCAACCAGCTGAGGCACCCCACGGTGATGAGCGCCCCGCAGGGCCACGCCGCAGGCCCACCCCAGGGGCCTGGCATCGCCGGCACCAGGTTCCCCTCTGGTGGCATTGCctttcctgcccagagcccggcCTTAGCTGCCCAAGGGGGAGGTCTGGGAGCCGTCCAGGCCCAGGCGCCCAATGCAATTGTCATGAATCCCTTTGGAAGTGTCATGGCTCCAACCTCCGGCCAGCAACCCGTGGTGGTGGGTCTCAACAAGGCAGGTGCTTCCGCATCTACTGCTGCAGGGGGCTTTTATGAGTACAACAAGCAAAATGCCATCAGTGCCACGTCTCAGGCATTCGCCTCAGAGGGGGAACAGTCCAGCCAGCACGGCTTCCTTGCTGGTGGCACCCACACTGCCgccccagcagcagggccacGCTACGAGAGTCACTTTGGGGCTCCCGGCCAGCTGCAGCACGAGGCGGCAGCGACATTTCCCAAGGAGTCCTAcggggcagcagcacagcatggaGCAGCACGGGCCTTCCCCAGCGACCCACACCCAGGCTCCCATCCGAAAGGAGATCCCGGCCCTGTCTTGCATGGCAGCAGTACAAGCAACCAGTGGGAAAATATCCCTAATTTCCCCAGCCAAAACAAGCCTGACCTCATGCCCGGCGACAGCCTGTGGCCGTCAGCGAGTCAGCAGCAGTATGAAATAAGAAACGAGCTGTACAACCCCGAAGAGCCGACACCTGACACAAAGTTCAGCACGGCCGCCCCCCCCGCCTTCGGCCGCCTCAACCACAGCGCGCAGAGCTTCGGCAGCCCTCGCATGAGGCAGAAGGAGGAGCGCGGTGGCAGCACGCCCGAACTGCCCACCCGCTCCCTGCCGCCGCACCAGCTTGGCGACCTCCGCGGCGTGGCCCCTCTCCACTTCCCCCACATCTGCGCCCTGTGCGACAAGAAGATCTTCGATCTGAAG GACTGGGATCAGCACATTAAGGGAAGTCTTCACATCCAAAAATGTATGGCTTTTTCAGATAA caCTGGTATCCGGTGTATGTTAAGCTCAGCAGATGGAACATTGCATTTATCGCCAAATAATGCAGCAGTTTTCAATCCATCTAGTATTGAAG ATTATCCACCAAATGTTGGCGCATCTTTTATTGCTACACCAGCAAGATCCTTTGGCCAGCCAGGTCCtacattttcttctcctccaTCAGGG tttccCCAGAGGAAATCTACACTGGGTCGAGTTGTTCACATTTGCAACCTCCCTGAGGGAAGCTGCACAGAGAATGATGTCATTAACCTGGGCCTCCCCTTTGGAAAGGTCACCAACTATATCCTCATGAAATCTACTAATCAG GCCTTTCTGGAAATGGCTTATAGTGAAGCAGCCCAAGCCATGGTACAGTACTACAAAGAAAAACCTGCTATGATAAATGATGACAAGTTACTTATTAGGATGTCTAAAAGATACAAGGAATTGCAGCTGAAG AAACCAGGTAAGAATGTAGCTGCTATAATCCAGGACATCCACTCACAGAGGGAGAGGGACCTGCTGCGTGAAGTGGACAG CAGGTATGGCACTGAGAGGCcccgctcccgcagccccatAAGCCGCTCGCTGTCACCTCGGTCCCACACGCCCAGCTTCACTTCCTGCAGTTCACCACACAGCCCACTGGGGACCAGCAGGACCGACTGGGGAAATGGGAGAGAGGCATGGGATCAGTCCCCCTATTCTCGACgggaagaggaaagagagagcagAGAATGGCGAGAGAATGGGGATGAGAAGAGGGACAGGACTGACACGTGGGTACACGAGAGGAAACATTATTCCCGACAACTGGACAAGTTTGATTTGGATGAACGGCTTGAAGGAGGCAGAGGACACCGAGAGAAATACTTAAAGACTGGTTCCCCTGGGTCCCTTCACCCTGTATCTGGCTACAAGAACAGGGAAGATGACTATTACCGAAAATCCTCCAAGTCAAAATCTGACAAGTTtcagaggcagctgcaggaTTTACCTGGGAGAGCTAAGAGAAAAGAAGAGGCAAAGTTAAGGGAACGCAGACATTCTTACAGTGaggacactgccagggaggaGGCAGCTGAACAGAAGCACAGCAAGGCATCTGAGGGCTCCAGGCAAAAACAAAGTGATAAGAATAAAGTgaagaaagctgaaaaagaCCAAGAAGATGCtactgctgaaggcagtgatgtaaaggaaacaaaacctcCTGAGGATGAG GACCGAGACTGGGAGAGTGGAAGTGAAATAGAAGGTGAGACCTGGTATCCTGCTAACATGGAGGAATTAGTGACAGTAGATGAAGTAGGAGAAGATGATTTAATTATGGAGCCTGATATAACTGAGCTTGAAGAAATAGTCCCAGTTgatcaaaaaaataaagctgcttCAGAAACGTGTCCCTGTATGTCAACCGTGTTAGAACTGAAAAACGATCACAGCCACTTAACAAGAAGTGAAGACAAATTTGCCCATAAAGCTTTAGAAACAAACTTCAGAACAGCAAAGGACAGTGCAGCTTCTAGTGGCTGTCAGGAagatgatgaggatgatgatgataatgatgATGCTATAACTGAAGCATCAAGCCTAAATCTGGACCCTGAACAGAAGCCAGAAGAATTGAAAGAAGACCAATCTGCTAAGGAGTCTGATTGCCtccagaaggaaggaaaaattgaTAAGAGCTCTGACACTCGTTTAGAGCCTGAAGATCACCATATACCTTCTGTTCATCTGAAAGAAGAGACTCTTCAGCTCCCTGATACGTTTATAGATGATTACAAACAGATGGGATCACAAGGAGCTGAGAGCAGAGAAGTTACGGAAATGCTCATTAAAAATGCTAGTGAAGAAACAAGACATGGAAGCCAAGAGTGTCCAGAGGCCAAGG CAAACTCTAGGTACTTGGAAATGAGATCTCTGGAATACCCGGAGGTAGAGTCTAAACCGAGGCCCTCTGCACCAGGCTGGGAACAAGAGGACGTCTTCACCGAGCTCAGCATTCCCCTGG GTGTGGAATTTGTGGTGCCTAGAACTGGGTTTTACTGCAAGCTCTGTGGACTCTTCTATACAAATGAAGAGACAGCAAAGACAAGTCACTGCAGGAGTACTGTTCACTACAAAAATCTCCAG AAGTATCTATCCCAGCTTGCAGAAGAGAGCCTGAAAATGAAGGAAGAAGGCAGCCCTCTGCCGCAGGATGACACTGGCATCGTTCCTcactttgcaaagaaaaaactaTGA
- the RBM20 gene encoding RNA-binding protein 20 isoform X2, translated as MNQKSAAKLLEKSPFSVGAPSPLLPSPASLQLAQLQAQLTLHRLKLAQTAVTNNPAAATVLNQVLSKVAMSQPLFNQLRHPTVMSAPQGHAAGPPQGPGIAGTRFPSGGIAFPAQSPALAAQGGGLGAVQAQAPNAIVMNPFGSVMAPTSGQQPVVVGLNKAGASASTAAGGFYEYNKQNAISATSQAFASEGEQSSQHGFLAGGTHTAAPAAGPRYESHFGAPGQLQHEAAATFPKESYGAAAQHGAARAFPSDPHPGSHPKGDPGPVLHGSSTSNQWENIPNFPSQNKPDLMPGDSLWPSASQQQYEIRNELYNPEEPTPDTKFSTAAPPAFGRLNHSAQSFGSPRMRQKEERGGSTPELPTRSLPPHQLGDLRGVAPLHFPHICALCDKKIFDLKDWDQHIKGSLHIQKCMAFSDNTGIRCMLSSADGTLHLSPNNAAVFNPSSIEDYPPNVGASFIATPARSFGQPGPTFSSPPSGVRFPQRKSTLGRVVHICNLPEGSCTENDVINLGLPFGKVTNYILMKSTNQAFLEMAYSEAAQAMVQYYKEKPAMINDDKLLIRMSKRYKELQLKKPGKNVAAIIQDIHSQRERDLLREVDSRYGTERPRSRSPISRSLSPRSHTPSFTSCSSPHSPLGTSRTDWGNGREAWDQSPYSRREEERESREWRENGDEKRDRTDTWVHERKHYSRQLDKFDLDERLEGGRGHREKYLKTGSPGSLHPVSGYKNREDDYYRKSSKSKSDKFQRQLQDLPGRAKRKEEAKLRERRHSYSEDTAREEAAEQKHSKASEGSRQKQSDKNKVKKAEKDQEDATAEGSDVKETKPPEDEDRDWESGSEIEGETWYPANMEELVTVDEVGEDDLIMEPDITELEEIVPVDQKNKAASETCPCMSTVLELKNDHSHLTRSEDKFAHKALETNFRTAKDSAASSGCQEDDEDDDDNDDAITEASSLNLDPEQKPEELKEDQSAKESDCLQKEGKIDKSSDTRLEPEDHHIPSVHLKEETLQLPDTFIDDYKQMGSQGAESREVTEMLIKNASEETRHGSQECPEAKANSRYLEMRSLEYPEVESKPRPSAPGWEQEDVFTELSIPLGVEFVVPRTGFYCKLCGLFYTNEETAKTSHCRSTVHYKNLQKYLSQLAEESLKMKEEGSPLPQDDTGIVPHFAKKKL; from the exons TGCTGCcaagctcctggagaagagtCCATTCTCTGTTGGCGCCCCAAGCCCCCTGCTCCCCTCGCCGGCGAGCCTGCAGCTGGCGCAGCTCCAGGCACAGCTCACGCTCCACAGGCTGAAGTTGGCTCAGACTGCCGTCACCAACAACCCGGCCGCTGCCACCGTCCTCAACCAGGTGCTCTCCAAAGTGGCCATGTCACAGCCACTCTTCAACCAGCTGAGGCACCCCACGGTGATGAGCGCCCCGCAGGGCCACGCCGCAGGCCCACCCCAGGGGCCTGGCATCGCCGGCACCAGGTTCCCCTCTGGTGGCATTGCctttcctgcccagagcccggcCTTAGCTGCCCAAGGGGGAGGTCTGGGAGCCGTCCAGGCCCAGGCGCCCAATGCAATTGTCATGAATCCCTTTGGAAGTGTCATGGCTCCAACCTCCGGCCAGCAACCCGTGGTGGTGGGTCTCAACAAGGCAGGTGCTTCCGCATCTACTGCTGCAGGGGGCTTTTATGAGTACAACAAGCAAAATGCCATCAGTGCCACGTCTCAGGCATTCGCCTCAGAGGGGGAACAGTCCAGCCAGCACGGCTTCCTTGCTGGTGGCACCCACACTGCCgccccagcagcagggccacGCTACGAGAGTCACTTTGGGGCTCCCGGCCAGCTGCAGCACGAGGCGGCAGCGACATTTCCCAAGGAGTCCTAcggggcagcagcacagcatggaGCAGCACGGGCCTTCCCCAGCGACCCACACCCAGGCTCCCATCCGAAAGGAGATCCCGGCCCTGTCTTGCATGGCAGCAGTACAAGCAACCAGTGGGAAAATATCCCTAATTTCCCCAGCCAAAACAAGCCTGACCTCATGCCCGGCGACAGCCTGTGGCCGTCAGCGAGTCAGCAGCAGTATGAAATAAGAAACGAGCTGTACAACCCCGAAGAGCCGACACCTGACACAAAGTTCAGCACGGCCGCCCCCCCCGCCTTCGGCCGCCTCAACCACAGCGCGCAGAGCTTCGGCAGCCCTCGCATGAGGCAGAAGGAGGAGCGCGGTGGCAGCACGCCCGAACTGCCCACCCGCTCCCTGCCGCCGCACCAGCTTGGCGACCTCCGCGGCGTGGCCCCTCTCCACTTCCCCCACATCTGCGCCCTGTGCGACAAGAAGATCTTCGATCTGAAG GACTGGGATCAGCACATTAAGGGAAGTCTTCACATCCAAAAATGTATGGCTTTTTCAGATAA caCTGGTATCCGGTGTATGTTAAGCTCAGCAGATGGAACATTGCATTTATCGCCAAATAATGCAGCAGTTTTCAATCCATCTAGTATTGAAG ATTATCCACCAAATGTTGGCGCATCTTTTATTGCTACACCAGCAAGATCCTTTGGCCAGCCAGGTCCtacattttcttctcctccaTCAGGGGTAAGA tttccCCAGAGGAAATCTACACTGGGTCGAGTTGTTCACATTTGCAACCTCCCTGAGGGAAGCTGCACAGAGAATGATGTCATTAACCTGGGCCTCCCCTTTGGAAAGGTCACCAACTATATCCTCATGAAATCTACTAATCAG GCCTTTCTGGAAATGGCTTATAGTGAAGCAGCCCAAGCCATGGTACAGTACTACAAAGAAAAACCTGCTATGATAAATGATGACAAGTTACTTATTAGGATGTCTAAAAGATACAAGGAATTGCAGCTGAAG AAACCAGGTAAGAATGTAGCTGCTATAATCCAGGACATCCACTCACAGAGGGAGAGGGACCTGCTGCGTGAAGTGGACAG CAGGTATGGCACTGAGAGGCcccgctcccgcagccccatAAGCCGCTCGCTGTCACCTCGGTCCCACACGCCCAGCTTCACTTCCTGCAGTTCACCACACAGCCCACTGGGGACCAGCAGGACCGACTGGGGAAATGGGAGAGAGGCATGGGATCAGTCCCCCTATTCTCGACgggaagaggaaagagagagcagAGAATGGCGAGAGAATGGGGATGAGAAGAGGGACAGGACTGACACGTGGGTACACGAGAGGAAACATTATTCCCGACAACTGGACAAGTTTGATTTGGATGAACGGCTTGAAGGAGGCAGAGGACACCGAGAGAAATACTTAAAGACTGGTTCCCCTGGGTCCCTTCACCCTGTATCTGGCTACAAGAACAGGGAAGATGACTATTACCGAAAATCCTCCAAGTCAAAATCTGACAAGTTtcagaggcagctgcaggaTTTACCTGGGAGAGCTAAGAGAAAAGAAGAGGCAAAGTTAAGGGAACGCAGACATTCTTACAGTGaggacactgccagggaggaGGCAGCTGAACAGAAGCACAGCAAGGCATCTGAGGGCTCCAGGCAAAAACAAAGTGATAAGAATAAAGTgaagaaagctgaaaaagaCCAAGAAGATGCtactgctgaaggcagtgatgtaaaggaaacaaaacctcCTGAGGATGAG GACCGAGACTGGGAGAGTGGAAGTGAAATAGAAGGTGAGACCTGGTATCCTGCTAACATGGAGGAATTAGTGACAGTAGATGAAGTAGGAGAAGATGATTTAATTATGGAGCCTGATATAACTGAGCTTGAAGAAATAGTCCCAGTTgatcaaaaaaataaagctgcttCAGAAACGTGTCCCTGTATGTCAACCGTGTTAGAACTGAAAAACGATCACAGCCACTTAACAAGAAGTGAAGACAAATTTGCCCATAAAGCTTTAGAAACAAACTTCAGAACAGCAAAGGACAGTGCAGCTTCTAGTGGCTGTCAGGAagatgatgaggatgatgatgataatgatgATGCTATAACTGAAGCATCAAGCCTAAATCTGGACCCTGAACAGAAGCCAGAAGAATTGAAAGAAGACCAATCTGCTAAGGAGTCTGATTGCCtccagaaggaaggaaaaattgaTAAGAGCTCTGACACTCGTTTAGAGCCTGAAGATCACCATATACCTTCTGTTCATCTGAAAGAAGAGACTCTTCAGCTCCCTGATACGTTTATAGATGATTACAAACAGATGGGATCACAAGGAGCTGAGAGCAGAGAAGTTACGGAAATGCTCATTAAAAATGCTAGTGAAGAAACAAGACATGGAAGCCAAGAGTGTCCAGAGGCCAAGG CAAACTCTAGGTACTTGGAAATGAGATCTCTGGAATACCCGGAGGTAGAGTCTAAACCGAGGCCCTCTGCACCAGGCTGGGAACAAGAGGACGTCTTCACCGAGCTCAGCATTCCCCTGG GTGTGGAATTTGTGGTGCCTAGAACTGGGTTTTACTGCAAGCTCTGTGGACTCTTCTATACAAATGAAGAGACAGCAAAGACAAGTCACTGCAGGAGTACTGTTCACTACAAAAATCTCCAG AAGTATCTATCCCAGCTTGCAGAAGAGAGCCTGAAAATGAAGGAAGAAGGCAGCCCTCTGCCGCAGGATGACACTGGCATCGTTCCTcactttgcaaagaaaaaactaTGA